A genomic window from Nosocomiicoccus massiliensis includes:
- a CDS encoding DUF2529 family protein, with amino-acid sequence MDKILHTQMTNVFNTIENQEEEIEIAARLLAQATMSEGNILLKSFNEATFFEDYFLHNDERIPSIQPFHSIEDITTPDRLLIITKEYTEEVKAFVDQLDDEFIDYVLVSNTNKDNKAELEEKHHFIDLSSKRKLVPMPDFDRVLNPYGTAFLFIYYHLYILIEEMTNPKYE; translated from the coding sequence ATGGATAAAATACTACATACACAAATGACAAATGTGTTTAACACGATAGAAAATCAAGAAGAAGAAATAGAAATCGCTGCACGATTACTCGCTCAAGCAACGATGTCTGAAGGGAACATATTATTAAAGTCATTTAACGAAGCCACATTTTTTGAAGATTATTTTTTACACAATGACGAACGTATCCCATCGATTCAACCGTTCCATTCCATCGAAGATATCACAACACCAGACCGTCTATTAATCATCACAAAAGAATATACAGAAGAAGTAAAAGCATTCGTCGATCAACTCGACGACGAGTTTATCGACTACGTCTTAGTTTCAAATACAAATAAAGATAATAAAGCGGAACTCGAAGAAAAGCATCACTTCATCGATTTATCTTCGAAGCGAAAACTCGTACCGATGCCGGACTTTGATCGTGTGTTAAACCCATATGGCACGGCGTTTTTATTCATCTATTATCATTTATATATTCTCATCGAAGAAATGACGAATCCGAAGTATGAATAG
- the fsa gene encoding fructose-6-phosphate aldolase, producing MKYFIDTANMNEIEEIYKWGVLSGVTTNPSLVAKEKDISFHDRLVEICELVDGPVSGEVISLEAEGMIEEGRELAKLHKHIVVKIPMCAEGMKAVKVLSEEGIKTNVTLIFNTVQALTAARAGATYVSPFIGRLDDIGLDGLQLIEDIHDIFFIHDINTEIIAASIRNEGHVHGAALRGADIATIPFKVLKKLTNHPLTDKGIEQFLQDWNNQ from the coding sequence ATGAAATATTTTATTGATACAGCGAATATGAATGAAATAGAAGAAATATATAAATGGGGCGTATTAAGTGGTGTAACGACAAATCCATCACTTGTCGCTAAAGAAAAAGATATATCGTTTCACGATCGTTTAGTTGAGATTTGTGAACTTGTCGATGGGCCTGTGAGCGGTGAAGTTATTTCACTAGAAGCTGAAGGTATGATCGAAGAAGGTCGCGAACTTGCTAAACTACATAAACATATCGTCGTTAAAATTCCGATGTGTGCTGAAGGTATGAAAGCTGTAAAAGTGTTATCTGAAGAAGGCATCAAAACGAACGTGACGTTAATTTTCAATACGGTACAAGCGTTAACAGCAGCGCGTGCTGGTGCGACGTATGTGTCACCGTTTATCGGTCGTTTAGACGACATCGGTTTAGACGGATTACAGCTAATTGAAGATATTCATGATATCTTTTTCATCCACGATATTAACACAGAGATTATCGCCGCTTCGATTCGTAACGAAGGACATGTACACGGTGCTGCATTAAGAGGTGCGGACATCGCAACGATTCCATTTAAAGTGCTTAAAAAGTTAACGAATCATCCTTTAACAGATAAAGGAATCGAGCAATTTTTACAAGACTGGAATAACCAGTAA
- the glpX gene encoding class II fructose-bisphosphatase: MERSLSMELVRVTEAAALESAKWVGKGLKNEADDAATTAMRHVFDTIPMNGTVVIGEGEMDEAPMLYIGEELGTKEGPDIDIAVDPLEGTTIVAEGGWNALTVIAIADRGNLLHAPDMYMDKIAVGPEAKGHVDLDASVTENVKAVAKAKNKSIEEVTVTLLKRDRNQHIIDEVRELGARIKFVENGDVAAAINTCFDYTGVDILFGSGGAPEGVIAAVGIKALGGDFQGRLMPKDAEEEARCKSMGVDPKEKLLLEDLVKGDDAIFAATAVTDGELMKGVQFKGDYVNTSSLVMRAKSGTVRFIEGKHSMKKKPKMVVEDN, translated from the coding sequence ATGGAACGTAGTTTATCAATGGAATTAGTAAGAGTCACAGAAGCCGCAGCACTTGAAAGTGCAAAATGGGTCGGTAAAGGGTTAAAAAACGAAGCGGATGACGCTGCAACGACAGCCATGCGCCACGTATTTGATACGATCCCAATGAACGGAACTGTTGTGATTGGAGAAGGCGAAATGGACGAAGCACCGATGTTATATATTGGTGAAGAGTTAGGAACAAAAGAAGGTCCAGATATTGATATCGCAGTAGACCCTCTCGAAGGTACGACAATCGTTGCTGAAGGTGGCTGGAATGCATTAACAGTTATTGCAATCGCAGACCGAGGTAATTTACTGCACGCACCAGACATGTACATGGACAAAATCGCAGTCGGTCCTGAAGCAAAAGGTCACGTCGATTTAGATGCGTCAGTAACAGAAAACGTTAAAGCAGTCGCAAAAGCAAAAAATAAATCAATCGAAGAAGTAACAGTTACATTACTTAAAAGAGATCGTAACCAACACATTATCGATGAAGTGCGTGAATTAGGTGCGCGTATAAAATTCGTTGAAAACGGAGACGTTGCAGCAGCAATTAATACTTGCTTTGACTACACTGGTGTCGATATTTTATTCGGTTCAGGTGGTGCACCAGAAGGTGTAATTGCAGCAGTTGGTATCAAAGCACTTGGCGGAGACTTCCAAGGACGTCTCATGCCTAAAGACGCTGAAGAAGAAGCACGTTGTAAATCGATGGGTGTCGATCCAAAAGAGAAGCTTCTATTAGAAGACTTAGTAAAAGGAGACGACGCAATCTTCGCTGCAACGGCAGTGACAGATGGTGAGTTAATGAAAGGTGTGCAGTTTAAAGGGGACTACGTAAATACGTCTAGCCTTGTCATGCGCGCTAAATCAGGAACAGTTCGTTTCATCGAAGGTAAACACTCAATGAAGAAAAAACCTAAAATGGTCGTTGAAGATAATTAA
- a CDS encoding UDP-N-acetylglucosamine 1-carboxyvinyltransferase: MEQVIQINGGHTLSGEVYVSGAKNSAVALIPATLMASSGEVTLKGLPDISDVKTLVSILEDLNIKTKLSNHTLTVDAEDAVNVPLADEKVELLRASYYMMGAMLGRFKKVVIGQPGGCHLGPRPIDQHIKGFEALGATVKNEHGALHIEAEELVGTKIFFDIVSVGATINVMLAATMAKGRTILENVAREPEIIDVATLLNKMGANIRGAGTETIRIEGVGHLNGAAHTIIPDRIEAGSYISLAATIGDEVKVRNVIPEHLDALFSKLEEAGVELEIDDDDVIVRRPKAYKAIEIKTQAYPGFATDLQQPITPLLFLAEDTSKITETIYPARFRHIDELRRMNAHVENRGGSVFIHPSKLNGADVYASDLRAGFCLVVAGLLAEGTTRIHNVHHIMRGYSNIIKKLQQLGAHIELINRE, from the coding sequence ATGGAACAAGTCATTCAAATAAACGGGGGTCACACACTTTCTGGTGAAGTGTATGTGAGCGGTGCTAAAAACAGTGCCGTCGCACTCATTCCAGCTACATTAATGGCGAGTAGCGGTGAAGTGACGTTAAAAGGACTGCCGGATATTTCTGACGTGAAAACGTTAGTAAGTATACTAGAAGATTTAAATATAAAAACGAAGTTATCAAATCATACACTTACAGTCGATGCTGAAGATGCTGTTAACGTTCCACTAGCAGATGAAAAAGTAGAATTATTACGTGCATCATACTATATGATGGGCGCGATGCTTGGACGCTTTAAAAAAGTAGTCATTGGTCAACCAGGAGGATGCCATTTAGGCCCGAGACCAATCGATCAACATATCAAAGGGTTTGAAGCACTCGGAGCGACAGTTAAAAATGAGCACGGTGCACTGCACATCGAAGCAGAAGAACTCGTCGGTACAAAAATTTTCTTTGATATCGTGAGTGTCGGAGCGACGATTAACGTAATGCTCGCAGCGACGATGGCAAAAGGGCGTACAATTTTAGAAAACGTTGCGAGAGAACCAGAGATTATCGATGTGGCAACACTGTTAAATAAAATGGGCGCAAACATTCGCGGAGCTGGGACAGAGACGATTCGTATCGAAGGTGTTGGGCATTTAAATGGTGCGGCGCATACGATTATCCCGGACCGAATCGAAGCAGGATCATATATTTCACTCGCTGCCACAATTGGAGATGAAGTGAAAGTTAGAAACGTGATTCCAGAACATTTAGACGCGTTGTTTTCTAAACTAGAAGAAGCGGGTGTTGAACTTGAAATAGACGATGACGACGTCATCGTGAGACGTCCTAAAGCATATAAAGCTATAGAAATTAAAACTCAAGCATATCCAGGATTTGCGACAGATTTACAACAACCGATTACACCATTATTATTTTTAGCTGAAGATACGAGTAAAATTACTGAAACCATTTATCCAGCACGTTTTAGACACATCGACGAACTACGCCGTATGAATGCGCACGTTGAAAATAGAGGCGGTTCTGTCTTTATTCATCCTTCAAAATTAAATGGTGCAGACGTATATGCATCGGATTTACGTGCAGGATTTTGCTTAGTCGTTGCTGGTCTATTGGCAGAGGGGACGACGAGAATTCATAATGTTCACCATATCATGCGCGGGTATTCAAATATTATCAAAAAATTACAGCAACTAGGTGCACATATTGAATTGATAAATAGAGAGTAA